A genomic window from Lactobacillus sp. ESL0677 includes:
- a CDS encoding zinc-ribbon domain-containing protein — translation MGEKKFCPQCGSQVDATVKFCPHCGADLTNVAVSQPQVKEKSVKPVVNEKRAEPKSRQQVSQVAVPKKQPLKKKTKITLWLAVIIIVLFGGFYAWGSNHYSRNNQIDQIIVSLKNPQMGMAQYVTTDDHNIKVTNDALKPLQKYYQAHQTTANNLSMNLKAGGSTSQISLTQSGRYMLLFPKYTLHINTYTPQIETNHRDTQVVVNGKSNGQVKGNADGYYKKLQPLFPGKYHLEIDTVVSGRELKADSTVNVWSNKTINMNIKTATFSIASVPGGTIYINDKKVGVLSGNGTKVFKNYPITDNMEVYVTTTFGSQTIKSQLITDLAQAVDNGASDDNTSDDVDFDDNNNVILKPQWKGLISKSDAEDLLKGAFNDPESEDFIGGSDNSSYQELHKMLKGFDRNDSTISYDMDCDIVSINPAPNNSSSVVYKITYTFEKDNGDEHTQVMLYKGAILQEDGDQQKIKSIGGGTVISDKTDKSGEDDD, via the coding sequence ATGGGAGAAAAGAAGTTTTGTCCACAATGTGGCAGTCAGGTAGATGCGACAGTTAAATTTTGTCCGCACTGTGGCGCTGATCTAACCAATGTGGCAGTTAGTCAGCCACAGGTAAAGGAAAAATCAGTAAAACCAGTTGTTAATGAAAAGCGCGCTGAACCTAAATCACGCCAGCAGGTTAGTCAGGTAGCAGTACCCAAAAAGCAACCTTTAAAGAAAAAAACCAAGATTACTTTATGGCTAGCAGTAATTATAATTGTTTTGTTTGGTGGCTTTTATGCTTGGGGCAGCAACCATTACAGCCGTAATAATCAAATTGACCAAATAATTGTTAGTTTGAAGAACCCGCAGATGGGCATGGCACAATATGTAACAACCGACGACCATAATATTAAGGTAACTAATGATGCCCTGAAGCCGTTACAGAAGTATTATCAAGCGCACCAAACAACCGCTAATAACTTAAGTATGAATTTAAAAGCTGGCGGCAGCACAAGTCAGATCAGCTTAACGCAGTCGGGCCGCTATATGTTGCTGTTTCCTAAGTATACGTTGCACATCAATACGTATACACCGCAGATAGAGACTAATCACCGTGATACTCAGGTGGTAGTCAATGGCAAGTCTAATGGTCAGGTAAAGGGCAATGCGGATGGTTATTATAAGAAATTGCAGCCGCTGTTTCCAGGTAAGTATCATCTTGAAATCGACACCGTTGTTTCTGGTCGTGAACTCAAGGCTGACTCGACTGTTAATGTCTGGTCGAACAAGACAATCAATATGAATATTAAGACGGCGACATTTTCAATTGCTAGTGTTCCCGGTGGGACTATCTATATCAATGATAAAAAAGTTGGCGTTTTGAGTGGCAATGGTACTAAGGTTTTCAAAAATTATCCAATTACCGATAATATGGAAGTCTATGTTACGACCACTTTTGGTAGTCAGACAATTAAGTCGCAGCTGATTACTGACTTAGCGCAGGCCGTCGATAATGGCGCTAGCGATGACAATACTAGTGATGATGTTGACTTTGATGACAATAATAATGTAATCTTGAAGCCGCAGTGGAAGGGGCTAATCAGTAAGAGTGACGCGGAGGACCTGTTAAAGGGTGCTTTTAACGACCCTGAAAGTGAGGACTTTATTGGTGGCAGCGACAATAGCAGCTATCAAGAACTGCACAAGATGTTAAAGGGCTTTGACCGCAATGATTCCACAATTTCTTATGATATGGATTGTGACATTGTTTCGATTAATCCAGCTCCTAATAATTCAAGCAGCGTTGTTTACAAGATTACCTACACTTTTGAAAAAGATAACGGCGATGAGCACACCCAAGTAATGCTCTACAAGGGTGCAATCTTGCAAGAAGACGGCGACCAACAAAAGATTAAGTCAATCGGTGGCGGGACAGTGATCAGTGATAAAACTGACAAGTCTGGCGAAGATGATGATTAA
- a CDS encoding zinc ribbon domain-containing protein encodes MKKCPNCGALMNADVNFCTNCGADIRQVAQKQINRADIQAEINRSQGTAGRTTQHNSDDQLQKYWHWFVKSWQHPFSEQESVNWYGAVTLLIEDLIFVLGLYIGMSGISSQYVNGQQLPVFTGISFGTALEVLFFVMLLEVAYAGAMYLAYLFIYGQRRSFISFCNHAVQASNLNIILIVAAFIFMMLGMGGKIFAVMLCSICFAIFADAFQVALLGDPDPVRDKMYGFLIALFASFIVGLIWSVVVYNTVILQFISYFSRL; translated from the coding sequence ATGAAAAAGTGTCCAAATTGTGGTGCATTAATGAATGCCGATGTTAACTTTTGCACTAATTGTGGTGCAGATATCCGGCAAGTTGCGCAGAAGCAAATTAATCGTGCTGATATTCAAGCGGAAATCAATCGCAGTCAAGGTACTGCTGGGAGAACAACGCAGCATAATTCTGATGACCAACTACAAAAGTATTGGCATTGGTTTGTCAAATCGTGGCAGCATCCGTTTAGTGAGCAGGAGAGTGTTAACTGGTATGGTGCAGTAACGCTGCTAATTGAGGACTTAATATTTGTTTTAGGCCTGTATATTGGCATGAGTGGAATTTCCAGTCAATATGTTAACGGGCAACAATTACCGGTCTTTACGGGAATTTCTTTTGGCACGGCACTTGAAGTATTATTTTTCGTGATGCTGTTGGAAGTAGCTTATGCTGGTGCGATGTATCTGGCATATCTGTTTATCTATGGTCAAAGACGCAGCTTTATTTCATTTTGTAATCATGCTGTTCAGGCATCTAACCTGAATATTATCTTGATTGTGGCAGCCTTTATTTTTATGATGTTGGGCATGGGCGGCAAGATTTTTGCTGTGATGCTGTGCTCGATTTGCTTTGCTATCTTTGCTGATGCCTTTCAAGTTGCTTTATTGGGTGACCCTGATCCAGTGCGTGATAAGATGTATGGCTTTCTGATTGCGTTATTTGCTAGCTTTATTGTGGGGCTGATTTGGTCTGTGGTAGTTTATAATACTGTTATTTTGCAGTTTATTTCGTATTTCAGTAGGTTATAA
- a CDS encoding alpha/beta hydrolase, whose protein sequence is MAQTQIMKNKIIKIVGSSLVIKEATRLVYGRSLSSLLVEQALRLVKPFPEVTAESYQVAVKAGNLPYEIPTYATKMGFEPWLSYPDVVSLTKDARAHDRVIFYLHGGGFWQQPTLFHYHFLAKLADKLQAQVVMPIYPKIPVFTAQDINQMVLDVYRRLCQKYSKDTQIIMMGDSAGGGLALAMLEQLTKLNLPQPRQAFLFSPWLDVRTDDPQMKLIQPNDHLLKIADLQLRGRLYAEKLDNSVLTRPLLGDLSNLPPIVAFTGTHDILNVDAQKLQKRATETNSNIAVVTYAQMDHDFILFPIPEARQAIAKVVNLVKKSNLC, encoded by the coding sequence ATGGCTCAAACACAAATTATGAAAAATAAAATAATTAAAATAGTTGGTTCAAGTTTAGTTATAAAGGAAGCAACGCGGTTAGTTTATGGTCGCAGTCTAAGTAGTTTATTAGTAGAACAGGCGCTGCGGTTAGTAAAGCCGTTTCCTGAAGTAACCGCTGAGAGCTATCAAGTTGCGGTGAAGGCGGGCAATCTGCCGTACGAAATACCAACTTATGCTACCAAAATGGGTTTCGAGCCTTGGCTGAGCTATCCAGATGTTGTTAGTCTAACTAAAGATGCGCGAGCACATGATAGGGTTATTTTTTACTTGCATGGCGGTGGCTTTTGGCAGCAGCCAACTCTATTTCATTATCATTTTTTGGCAAAACTCGCCGATAAATTGCAAGCGCAAGTTGTCATGCCAATTTATCCCAAAATCCCAGTGTTTACAGCACAAGACATTAATCAAATGGTCTTAGATGTATACCGAAGGTTGTGTCAAAAGTATTCTAAAGATACGCAAATTATCATGATGGGTGATTCAGCAGGTGGCGGCTTGGCCTTGGCGATGCTCGAGCAACTGACTAAATTGAATTTGCCGCAACCGCGACAAGCATTTTTATTTTCGCCTTGGCTCGACGTACGTACTGATGATCCACAGATGAAATTAATTCAACCCAATGATCATCTTTTAAAAATAGCTGACTTGCAGTTGCGCGGGCGGTTATACGCCGAAAAGCTGGATAATAGTGTGTTGACTAGACCACTTTTAGGGGATTTAAGTAATTTACCTCCGATTGTGGCTTTTACAGGGACACACGATATTTTAAATGTCGATGCGCAAAAACTACAAAAAAGGGCTACTGAGACAAATTCAAATATTGCAGTTGTTACATATGCACAAATGGATCATGATTTTATTTTGTTTCCAATACCAGAAGCGCGTCAGGCTATAGCTAAGGTCGTCAATTTAGTTAAAAAAAGCAATTTGTGCTGA
- a CDS encoding ECF transporter S component, with the protein MHRKETRNLAITAVFVAIFLLQTFVPNIGYIRILPTLPAITTVPLTVAVYSLLMGPKAGTLFGLFWGLLRLFQAYTQPGDIVSLMLFQNIFISLVPSILAGLFPGLVGRLFEHKSGKVRELGYILAGAITSLTNTIVVILLTSIIFMGNGKLAASMGHFAPGTPLIMILILALGMNGLIEAIFTAIVTPIIVTPMKTVMKKLR; encoded by the coding sequence ATGCACAGAAAAGAAACTCGCAATTTAGCGATTACCGCCGTATTTGTTGCAATTTTTTTATTACAAACCTTTGTTCCTAATATTGGTTATATCCGGATTTTGCCAACATTACCGGCAATTACGACAGTTCCACTGACAGTAGCAGTTTATTCCTTATTAATGGGACCTAAGGCAGGCACACTTTTTGGCCTTTTCTGGGGATTATTACGATTATTTCAGGCATACACACAGCCAGGAGATATTGTCAGCTTAATGTTGTTTCAGAACATTTTTATTTCTCTAGTACCAAGTATTCTAGCAGGATTATTTCCAGGATTAGTCGGCCGCTTGTTTGAACATAAGTCAGGTAAGGTGCGCGAACTGGGATACATTTTAGCTGGGGCAATCACGTCTTTGACCAATACTATCGTAGTAATCTTATTAACAAGTATTATTTTTATGGGTAATGGCAAGCTTGCAGCTAGTATGGGGCACTTTGCGCCGGGGACGCCATTGATTATGATTTTAATTTTGGCATTGGGGATGAACGGCTTAATTGAAGCAATCTTCACCGCAATTGTCACACCGATTATTGTCACGCCAATGAAGACGGTTATGAAAAAATTGCGGTGA